A genomic stretch from Erwinia sp. E_sp_B01_1 includes:
- the gltK gene encoding glutamate/aspartate ABC transporter permease GltK: MYEFDWSTIVPNLPYLLNGLVITLKITVTAVVFGIVWGTLLAVMRLSSFKPVSWFARLYVNLFRSVPLVMVLLWFYLVVPSFLQQVLGLSPKTDIRLISAMVAFSLFEAAYYSEIIRAGILSIARGQGSAALALGMTQWQSMKLIILPQAFRAMVPLLLTQGIVLFQDTSLVYVLSLADFFRTADTIGINNGTEIEMVLFAGAVYFVISLSASLLVSYLKKKRTV; encoded by the coding sequence ATGTACGAGTTTGACTGGAGCACCATTGTTCCAAACCTTCCTTATCTGCTGAACGGGCTGGTGATTACGCTCAAGATCACCGTCACTGCGGTAGTGTTTGGTATTGTCTGGGGGACCCTGCTGGCGGTAATGCGCCTGTCCAGCTTTAAGCCTGTCAGCTGGTTTGCCCGGCTTTACGTCAACCTGTTCCGCTCCGTGCCTCTGGTCATGGTGCTGTTGTGGTTCTATCTGGTAGTGCCAAGTTTCCTGCAGCAGGTGCTTGGCCTCTCGCCGAAAACCGATATCCGCCTGATTTCAGCCATGGTGGCCTTCTCACTGTTTGAAGCAGCCTATTATTCCGAAATTATCCGCGCCGGTATTCTGAGTATTGCCCGGGGTCAGGGCAGCGCTGCGCTGGCTTTAGGTATGACACAGTGGCAGTCGATGAAATTGATCATCCTGCCGCAGGCCTTCCGCGCCATGGTGCCGTTGCTGCTTACTCAGGGCATTGTGCTTTTCCAGGACACCTCTCTGGTTTACGTACTCAGCCTTGCTGACTTCTTCCGTACCGCCGACACCATTGGCATCAATAACGGTACCGAAATCGAAATGGTCCTGTTTGCCGGTGCGGTTTACTTTGTTATCAGCCTTAGCGCTTCGCTGTTGGTCAGCTATTTAAAGAAAAAAAGGACGGTTTAA
- a CDS encoding amino acid ABC transporter permease, with the protein MSIDWNWGIFLQQAPFGNTTYLGWLWSGFQVTIAVSVCAWIIALCVGSLFGILRTVPNRLLSGLGTCYVELFRNVPLIVQFFIWYLVVPELLPENIGMWFKSELDPNIQFFTCSVLCLGLFTAARVCEQVRAAIQSLPTGQKNAGLAMGLTLPQTYRYVLLPNAYRVIVPPMTSEMLNLVKNSAIASTIGLVDMAAQAGKLLDYSAHAYESFTAITLAYIGINMVIMLLMSLVERKVRLPGGMGGK; encoded by the coding sequence ATGTCAATCGATTGGAACTGGGGTATTTTCCTGCAACAGGCCCCCTTCGGTAATACCACCTATCTGGGGTGGCTGTGGTCAGGCTTTCAGGTCACCATTGCCGTCTCAGTTTGTGCGTGGATTATCGCCCTTTGCGTCGGTTCGCTGTTTGGAATATTGCGCACCGTTCCCAACCGTCTGCTTTCTGGCCTCGGCACCTGCTATGTAGAGCTGTTCCGTAATGTGCCGCTAATTGTGCAGTTCTTTATCTGGTATCTGGTGGTGCCGGAACTGCTGCCGGAAAATATTGGTATGTGGTTCAAATCTGAACTGGATCCCAATATTCAGTTCTTCACCTGCTCTGTTCTTTGTCTGGGCTTGTTTACCGCCGCGCGCGTCTGTGAACAGGTTCGTGCCGCTATTCAGTCGCTGCCTACGGGTCAGAAGAATGCCGGTCTGGCCATGGGCCTGACGCTGCCGCAAACCTATCGTTATGTGCTGTTACCCAATGCCTATCGTGTGATTGTGCCGCCGATGACCTCAGAGATGCTTAACCTGGTCAAAAACTCAGCCATCGCCTCGACCATTGGTCTGGTTGATATGGCCGCACAGGCGGGTAAGCTGCTGGACTACTCAGCTCACGCCTATGAATCCTTTACTGCTATCACCCTGGCCTATATCGGCATCAACATGGTGATAATGCTGCTGATGAGCCTGGTGGAGCGTAAAGTTCGCCTGCCCGGCGGCATGGGAGGCAAATAA
- a CDS encoding amino acid ABC transporter substrate-binding protein, whose amino-acid sequence MKLRKLGLCLALAGLSSGIAHAEDAAQSATLDKIAKSGVVVVGHRESSVPFSYYDNQQKVVGYSQAYSDAIVAAIKAKLNKPDLQVKMLPITSQNRIPLLQNGTYDFECGSTTNNAERQKQAAFSDTIFVIGTRLLVKKGGPIKDFADLKGKTVVVTSGTTSEILLNKLNDDKKMEMRIISAKDHGDSFRTLESGRAVAFMMDDALLAGERAKAKKPDNWEILGTPQSKEAYGCMLRKDDAGFKKLMDDTIAKAQTSGEASKWFDKWFSNPIPPKNLNMNFALSDDMKATFKTPNDKALN is encoded by the coding sequence ATGAAATTACGGAAACTGGGGCTGTGCCTTGCACTGGCTGGCCTTTCATCCGGTATCGCCCATGCAGAAGATGCAGCGCAATCCGCTACCCTGGACAAAATTGCTAAAAGTGGCGTAGTTGTTGTAGGCCACCGTGAATCTTCTGTTCCTTTCTCTTACTACGATAATCAGCAAAAAGTTGTCGGCTACTCTCAGGCCTATTCCGATGCCATAGTGGCAGCGATCAAAGCCAAACTGAACAAACCCGATCTGCAGGTAAAAATGCTGCCGATCACTTCGCAAAACCGTATCCCGCTGCTGCAAAACGGCACCTATGACTTTGAGTGTGGCTCAACCACTAACAACGCTGAGCGTCAGAAACAGGCTGCTTTCTCCGACACCATTTTTGTTATCGGTACCCGTTTGCTGGTGAAGAAAGGCGGTCCAATCAAGGATTTCGCGGATCTGAAAGGCAAAACCGTTGTCGTCACCTCCGGCACCACTTCTGAAATTCTGCTGAACAAGCTGAATGACGATAAGAAAATGGAGATGCGCATCATCAGCGCCAAAGATCACGGCGACTCCTTCCGTACGCTGGAAAGCGGGCGTGCTGTAGCCTTTATGATGGATGATGCTCTGCTGGCGGGTGAACGTGCGAAAGCCAAGAAACCAGACAACTGGGAAATTCTCGGCACGCCACAGTCGAAAGAAGCCTACGGTTGTATGCTGCGCAAAGATGATGCCGGCTTTAAAAAGCTGATGGACGATACCATCGCTAAAGCTCAGACCTCTGGTGAAGCTTCAAAGTGGTTTGATAAGTGGTTCAGCAACCCTATTCCGCCTAAAAACCTCAACATGAACTTCGCCCTGTCTGATGATATGAAAGCGACGTTCAAAACGCCAAATGACAAGGCACTGAACTAA